The following proteins are co-located in the Deltaproteobacteria bacterium genome:
- a CDS encoding radical SAM protein, with the protein MAQKEEKIFRPAYLSLFENGSLKDRVSQAEEILKSCCLCPRECGVERSIDQKGYCRTGVQAVVSSYSPHFGEEDLLVGSRGSGTIFFAHCNLLCLFCQNYEISHLGEGREVTPDHLAKIMLSLQEIGCHNINFVSPSHVVAQILAALPQAIAGGLRIPLVYNTGGYDSVETLKMLDGVFDLYMPDIKFLDGGVADRFCRAKDYPERAKAAIKEMHRQVGDLVVNQRGIAERGLLIRHLVLPGELAGTREAMGFLAKEISPHTYVNIMAQYRPCGEAHKHPSLNRRVTPAEYEEALAIAQEEGIHRLDQRTGARIVRFI; encoded by the coding sequence ATGGCGCAAAAAGAAGAAAAAATTTTCCGCCCCGCTTATTTGAGCCTTTTTGAGAATGGAAGCCTTAAAGATCGAGTGTCCCAGGCTGAGGAGATTTTAAAATCCTGCTGCCTTTGTCCGCGTGAATGCGGGGTGGAACGGAGTATTGACCAAAAAGGATATTGCCGCACGGGGGTACAAGCCGTCGTATCCAGTTACAGCCCCCATTTCGGCGAAGAAGATCTTTTGGTAGGTTCCAGAGGGTCGGGGACGATTTTTTTTGCGCACTGTAACCTTCTGTGCCTTTTCTGCCAAAATTACGAGATCAGCCATCTGGGCGAAGGCCGGGAGGTTACGCCTGACCATTTGGCCAAAATCATGCTCAGCCTGCAAGAAATCGGCTGCCACAACATCAACTTTGTGTCCCCTTCGCATGTGGTGGCCCAAATTCTGGCTGCTTTACCTCAGGCGATCGCCGGGGGATTGCGGATTCCATTAGTCTATAACACGGGTGGGTATGATTCGGTAGAGACCCTTAAAATGCTGGATGGCGTGTTTGACCTTTACATGCCGGATATAAAGTTTTTAGATGGGGGAGTCGCCGACAGGTTCTGCCGGGCTAAAGATTACCCGGAAAGGGCTAAGGCGGCGATCAAAGAAATGCATCGGCAAGTGGGGGATTTGGTGGTCAACCAACGGGGCATTGCCGAGCGGGGGCTGTTAATAAGGCACTTGGTTCTACCGGGTGAATTGGCCGGGACCCGGGAGGCCATGGGTTTTTTGGCGAAGGAAATTTCCCCCCATACCTATGTCAATATCATGGCTCAATACCGTCCCTGCGGAGAGGCGCATAAGCATCCTTCCTTGAATCGGAGAGTCACCCCAGCCGAGTATGAAGAAGCTTTAGCGATAGCCCAGGAAGAAGGGATCCATCGCTTGGACCAGAGGACAGGGGCAAGGATCGTTCGCTTTATTTGA
- a CDS encoding ATP-binding protein, with translation MKEDWSELLQLGSGQFVEITSCYRKSFSGKLKKRTLKEIIQGVNESLIAMGNAEGGTVLLGATGDGEAEGIYFDDRSRQLLIRALEKSSIPPLKFKAATEEIGGKILLRFAIAPSPTIHLLLNGKCYIRVGPENIPLSRERVANLKEARAETWHEREVLLQSSWEDLDQDLVADFIAPLGTLGEAEKILHRPYGLIEYCNGKPLLTRAAAYLFGKDPLRWHPRPGVEFVRFEGSERGTGSEYNVAERVRFEGPILKLIGEVDGFIGELIKEKVVPRDLFFQEKFAYPVFALREALINAIAHRDYSREGRAIEIWMFDDRIEIRNPGRLPGPVKMKQLLRQERVHYSRNPLLTRVLVDRGIMKALGGGLPQIFREMERHGLNPPELQEEGDFYSLIFRNTPTMDESTLVWMQRFRDHGLNPRQKRILAYARVQGMIFSSTDYQKLGVGRDAAYTEIREMVNKGIVQPLKKHGKGYRVLELADRNASLPGLDWVGEALEKKGFFTLADLKQPKAVSRKKALNLMRELAKQGYFALSGKGRGIQYHPTEKLQSLLEKKKE, from the coding sequence ATGAAAGAAGATTGGAGTGAATTATTGCAACTTGGATCAGGGCAGTTTGTAGAAATCACAAGCTGCTACCGGAAGAGTTTCAGCGGTAAACTTAAAAAAAGGACTCTTAAGGAAATCATCCAAGGCGTTAACGAGTCTTTAATTGCCATGGGCAACGCTGAAGGGGGAACGGTTCTTTTAGGTGCAACAGGGGACGGCGAAGCAGAAGGAATTTATTTTGACGATCGGAGTCGTCAACTTTTGATTCGCGCTTTGGAAAAGTCCTCAATCCCCCCCCTGAAATTCAAGGCGGCAACAGAGGAGATCGGAGGAAAAATCCTTCTCCGCTTCGCAATAGCCCCCAGCCCTACCATTCATCTTCTACTCAATGGGAAGTGCTATATTCGCGTTGGACCGGAGAATATCCCTCTTTCCAGAGAAAGAGTAGCCAATCTAAAAGAGGCCCGAGCCGAAACCTGGCACGAGCGTGAAGTCCTTCTGCAAAGCTCTTGGGAAGACTTAGATCAAGACTTGGTAGCTGATTTCATAGCTCCTTTGGGAACGCTCGGAGAGGCTGAAAAGATCCTCCACCGCCCCTACGGTCTGATTGAGTATTGCAACGGGAAGCCATTATTGACCCGGGCGGCTGCCTACCTATTCGGAAAAGATCCTTTGCGCTGGCACCCCCGGCCAGGGGTTGAATTCGTCCGTTTTGAGGGAAGCGAAAGAGGGACGGGGAGCGAGTATAACGTTGCCGAACGAGTCCGCTTCGAAGGACCCATCCTGAAATTGATCGGGGAGGTGGATGGCTTCATTGGAGAGCTTATTAAAGAAAAGGTTGTACCGCGCGACCTCTTCTTCCAGGAGAAATTCGCATACCCTGTTTTCGCCTTACGGGAGGCTCTTATTAACGCCATCGCCCATAGAGATTACAGTCGGGAAGGAAGGGCGATTGAAATTTGGATGTTCGATGACCGCATCGAGATCCGCAACCCCGGCCGACTCCCCGGGCCCGTAAAAATGAAACAACTCCTGCGCCAGGAAAGGGTCCATTATTCCAGGAATCCTCTGCTAACCCGCGTCCTGGTCGATCGGGGCATTATGAAGGCATTGGGAGGAGGCCTTCCCCAGATATTCCGGGAGATGGAGCGGCATGGTCTGAATCCTCCGGAGTTGCAAGAAGAAGGGGATTTTTATTCCTTGATATTCCGGAACACGCCGACCATGGACGAAAGCACGCTGGTCTGGATGCAACGTTTTCGAGATCATGGACTGAACCCAAGACAGAAGCGAATCTTGGCCTACGCCAGAGTCCAGGGCATGATTTTCAGCAGCACGGATTACCAGAAATTAGGAGTAGGCCGGGACGCAGCCTACACCGAGATCAGAGAAATGGTCAATAAAGGAATCGTGCAGCCACTTAAAAAACACGGAAAGGGTTACCGCGTTTTAGAACTGGCCGATCGAAACGCTTCCCTTCCGGGTTTGGACTGGGTCGGGGAAGCTCTGGAAAAGAAGGGTTTCTTCACTCTTGCCGACCTAAAGCAGCCGAAGGCAGTCTCCAGGAAGAAAGCCTTGAACTTAATGCGGGAACTGGCCAAACAGGGGTATTTCGCACTTTCCGGAAAGGGCAGGGGGATCCAGTACCATCCGACGGAAAAGCTGCAATCGTTGTTAGAAAAGAAAAAAGAATAG